Below is a genomic region from Hyalangium minutum.
CCCGCTGAGCTGGCCGAACAGGGAGGACGCCTTCAAGGCATCCATCCCCTCCATCATGTAGAGCGGATTGACCGCCAGTTCCGTGCGCTCGTTGTCATCACGCTGCTGTCCCACGTGCCCTCCCGGCATGCGTCGTGGAGACAGACGCTAGAGGCAAACGAGAGGGCCGGGCAACCCTGGATGGGCCTCCGGCCCTCTCTTCCCGGCGGGACTCAGCGCGGCGCCATCTGCCGGAGGATGTTCAACGTCTCCGTGGCCGCCGCCGTGGGCTGCAGCGCCGTGTCCGCGATCCCGGAGATCACCCGGGTGATGTTGTGGTCCACGACGCCCGCCTGCGCCCACGTCTCCACGGTCGGCGCGGTGATGTAGACGGAGTAAGCGTGATGCCCCGAGCCGGGCCTCTCGCCGATGACATGGAGAATGGTGCGACGCGAGGAGCGATCCGGCAGCGAGCCATAGAGGAACTCGCCGATCCGGTAGCCCGCGCGCACGCGGCCCGCGGTGACGAGGATGTGCTCAGGGGCGACCTTGTAGCCCGCAGTCTCCAGCTCCGCGCGCACCCGCTCCAGGTAGGGAGCCAGGTGCCCCTCGTCCGTGAGTGACCAGGCGTTGAGGCCGTCGGAGATGACGATCTGCACGTCGTACCGGCCGCTCTGGCTGGTGCGCAGGGTGCGCAGCTTCTCGGTGGCCACATCGGAGAGCACCTCTCCCGAGGGCGGGTGGAGGATGTAGTCGGTGCGATCCTTGGACTGGGTCTGGACGGGGACGGCCTGGGAGAGGGCCACCGCGAAGGTAGCGGGCAGCTCGGCGAAGATGCTCTCCTTGGCGTCCTTGTAGAGGAAGCGGACCTCGCGATCGAGGTCTGGGTTCAAATCCCAAGGCTGGGTGCCGTGGCCCTCGGCGATGAAGACGCCGCGCTTGCGCACTGCGGTGAGCTGGGCACGGGCCTCATCGAGGATCTCCGCGTCCGAGCGCGCATCGCCCTTGCGGCGGCGGTACTGGAGGTAGACCCAGGAGGGATCGCCGAAGTGCGGCCCCGGCTTCCCCTGCGCATCGATGACGCCCAGGCCCTGGAAGAAGGCCCACATGCGATCATCCACCTTGTAGCCGAACTTCTCGCGGATGCGGACGTGGTCCTGGAAGGCGGTGGTGAGGTAGCTGAGCATGGGATCGTTCTTCGTCGGCAGTCCCATGAGGTAGCCGGGATTGGCCGGCATGATCTGGTCCAAGCACCAGTCCAGATCGTCCAGGGATACCTCCATGTGCAGCGTGGAGCAGACGTCCAGGCCGATCATCATCCCGTGGAGCTTGCCCATGACGATGTCCTCGAGGCAGCAGCGCACCAACTGTGTCTTGGAGCGGAACACCTCGGGGCCGATGAAGCCCGCCACGTCGTTGAGGTGCACCCAGGGCTGGGCCGCACGGCCCGCGCCGAGCTGGGCGGTGGCCACCTTCTGCTTGAGCACGCGGGCGAAGCCGTACTTGCGAGACTCGTGCACCACCATGTCGAAGCCATTGCCATGGCCATTGGTGCCGTCGGCGCCCTGCCCCGTCTCGAAGTAGAGGCCGTACTTGCCGGTGCGCTTCGCGGCGTGATCGATCATCTTGGGGATCGTCACGTCGAACGTCTTGTTGGCGCCCTCGGTGCCTCCCAGGCTCTGGAACCAGAGCGCGGTGGACCCTGGCTGGAGCGTCTCCACCTCGGCCTGGATGTCGATGTGGGCCAGCACGCAGTGGGGCAGCACATCCGCCAGGTTGAACGCCTCGAGCAGATCCTGGAGGGTCAGCTCGATGGCCATCACCGAGTTGACGTCACTGGAGACGGGGTTGTTGCCGAGCACCACGTCACCCACGCCGTAGGCCCAGCCGTCGAGCACCTGCCAGCGGATGTCCTCCGTGTTGTCGGTGGGCGAGTTGGGCTGGATGCGTGCGCCCATGTAGCCCTTGGCGCCCACGTTGCTGCCGGGCAGCGGGTTGAAGATCTTGCTGCCCACAGCGATGAGCTGCTCGTTGCTCATCAGCTTGACGATGCAGCCGATGATGTCGCTGCTCAGCCCGCCCATGACGGCTTTGATCTCGTCCTCGCTCTTGTCGAGCAGGTACGTCTTGAGCTCGCCCAGGGTCCACCCCGCCACCTGGGCGGCCTTCGTGGCGTCTACGCCCTGCTCGATGAGCTGGTAGAGGCCGTCATCGAAGAGGACATGCGAGCGCAGATCTCCAATGCGGGTGTTGGAGAGCAGAGTCCTGGCGTTGGCGCGGGAGGCCTCGTCGGAGGCGGAGATCCCCGCAGCCTCGTCGCCCTCTTTGTACTCGTTGGCCGCGCCGATGAGCTGCTTGTAGAAGGTCTGATCGAAGCCACCGCGGGCGCGGTCCATGTAAGCGAAGAGGTCCTCGCCGGGCTTGACCTCGGGGACGTAGACGCCGGCGGGAGGCTCGACGGGGGTGGGCTTCTTGTCCTCTCCGCAGCCCACGGAGAGCGCCGTCGCGCCGAGCAGCGCCGCCGAGAGGAAGGAGCGGCGCCGCATCATCACGGGCTGCGAGGAGAGAAGCGCACCAGGATGGGAGGTCCGCGCTCGCACCCCGTGGGCGCGGCGCTGCGGGTAGTACGTCTTCATCACGTCATCTCCGGGAGGTCCGAGTCAGGGGTCGACACGCGCTGCTGCTGAGGTGCGAGCGCCCGCTCGGTTCGGACGCCGCCAGGGATTCCGCAAATTCTCGCGCCGCGCCTGACATCGACGCAAACCGAGGGACCGCAGAGAGCTGGGTGACGTGAAACCCAGTGGACGTTCGGGCAGGGAGGCGGCGTGTCGGAACACACCGCCTACGGGGAATCCCTGACGAGTGGTTCGCGCTGTGACACAGGAGGCTACCGTTCATTGCTACCTGTGAAGTAGGGTCCGGCGCTGCCTACCTGCCTGGAGATACGCCGTGTCTCTGCCCACCGACGAAGAACTCGACCCCTTTGCCTCGCTTTGCGGCTCGACCGTGGGACCTTGGCTCATCCTCGATCGCTTTGACTCCGGCTCTTTTGGCGTGGTGTTCCGTGCCCAGCGCGCCGGCCACCCCGAGGCGGGTCCGTTCGCCGTGAAGATGGCCAAGCAGCCCTGGGACGAGCGCTTCGAGCGGGAGGCCAAGTTGCTGCAGCGCGCGACCCACCCCGCGCTACCGCGCTTCGAGGACTTCGGAATCTGGACCTCCCCCAAGGGCCACCGTTACCCGTACATCGCCATGGAGTGGATCGAAGGCTTCACCCTCTACGACTGGTTCCGTGAAGCCCCGCGCACTCACCGCGAGGTCTTCCAAGTGCTCGCCCAAGTGACGCGCGGCCTCGAAGCCGTTCACGCCACGGGCGCCGTTCATCGGGACGTGAAGGGGGACAATATCCGCGTCACTGCCGCAGGCCGCGCTGTGCTGCTGGACTTCGGCTCGGGTTGGTTCCCGGGTGCACGCCCTCTGACGGACACCTGCGCTCCTCCGGGCACTACCCCCTACCGCCCTCCTGAGCTGATGCGCTTCATCTGGCGCTTTCGCAAGGATGACGAGGCGCGCTGGCACGCGCGCACCTCCGATGACCTGTACTCCTTGGGAGTGACGGCATACCGCCTCGTGACAGGCACCTATCTGCCACCGGTCACCGAGACAGGAGACAACGAGGCTCGAAAGAGGCTGCGCCCGAGCCAGTTCGCCACCGTCACCCCTGAGTTGGAGTCCATCATCTTGCGTTTGCTCTCCGAGGACCGCGAGCAGCGTGGGACTGCCACCAAGGTCGCAGCGAAACTGGAGAGCGGCAGCCAACAGCCTTCCGCTGAGATTGAGATCGAGCAGCGCATTCTTCCGAAGGTGGCCGCCGTCCCATTGGAGAGGAGAACCTCCAGCAGCGAAGAGCCCTCCAGTTCTGCCCCCTCCCAGCCTTCTACATCCGCTCAGCTGCCGGTACAGCCTGAGTCCCCAGCCTGCGGCACCCTGCCTTCCTGGCTGTCCTGGGCAGGCGCTGCCACGATGGGAGCCGCAGCAGCACTCGGAATTGTGGCGCTGCGACAGGGCCTACCGGAAAGAACAGATCCTCCCACGCCCATTGCCCAAGAATCACCTGTGCCTCCAGTCGAAACGCCTGATGCTGGTGTGGGAGATACGGCCCTCGCCTCGGCCCAGCCTTTTCCTCGCGACCCAGCCCCCATTTTGGCCCTTGGGCTGCCCATGCCGAAGCAACCCTTCCCAGGCCAACGCAAGCCTCCGTGTGACCCCATCCTGGAAAGGGCCATCAACGGTGGATGTTGGTTAGGGCCCATCGGCGCTCGAAAACCACCCTGTGGCAACCTCGGGTACGACTACGACGGGGGCTGCTACGCCCCCAACTTCAACGGCCCTCGCCAGCCCACCTCGGATCCGCCATGACCGATGCCGCTAAACCTCCTCGAATCTCGTGCCTGTAGCCCCGATACCTTCCAATGCGCCCTTGAGTTCCTCAGAAACAACGAGGACTCCCTCCCAACCCGCCAAACGAAACACCCGAGCCCCCCCCACCTTCGAGGGGTCTACACGGAGACTGCGCACGGACTTGTATTGACCTACCTTGTGAGGCACTCCGTCCTCATGAGTCCAGAGCCGAATCCGTGAGGCTTTCTCATCAATGCAGGCGATACGACGCGTGGCGACAAGGATCAAATACTGATCGGAATACCCCTCAATGCCTGCGGGAATGAACTGCACGTCATGGGCGGCCAGTTCCGTGAAGAGAGATGCCACCCTGACATGCACAATGGGGACTCCCAGATGGGTCTCAGAGAAGTCGAGCGGTCTGCCCGCCTGGTCGATGGAAATGTGGAAAGGCCCTACACCGCTTACAGGGGTACCACTCTTAAAGAGCCAGTCGTCCATCTCGCGCCCTTCGCTGTCGACGGGATCATCCAGTTGCCAGCGATGCGGGAACTCGACAGTGTCGTAGAGGGCAAAGAAGCGTGGTGCCATGCGTACCCTCTACAGGGGTGAGTTCCGGGTAACGAGTTGATTGAGCTCCGTACCAGGTGTGGCGATCTCCTGAGCCAAGTCCTTGAGAACACTGAGCAGCGCGGCGCGGCACTGCTCGACGGTGCGGCACCCTTTCGTCGCGTCGTCCAACTCTTGGAAGATCCTCCGATGGTATTCCTCCGGATGCGGTCCGTAGTGTCCTTCCAGAGGAAGCTTGTTTGCTGGATCGTCCAGCGTCATCCCGGCTTTTGCGAAGAGCTTCCTGAACCTGGGGGTCCACTGCCCTCCGCGCGCAGTGGATTTCTCGTTACAAATCGTGGCGATGTGATGCAGTTCAATGCACGGGCCGGTGCCGCCCCGAGCCCGCGCCGCCATGGCCACCGCGTTGGCGGGCAGCCGAATGCTGACACCCTCGGCACTCAGCGCTATCTCTTCCACTGCCGCCAGTGCAGGCAGCGGGATACCCGCCTGGCCTTCGGCCTGCATCGCCACTTGCGCGGAGCCAGGCAACGTCGGCACCTTGGCTGCGAACTCCTGTGCCGTCCGGCCAATCGCTGCCATCAACAGCATGGCAAATGCGCGTGCGGATTCGCGTCCGATGACCTTGCCGAAACGCTCGCCCGCGTCGCGAATCTGCTCGAAGGTGACCGCTGCCTGCACGTCCTCCATCAACTGGAGCCAGCCAGACACGAGGTTACGGAGCGTGTCATACCCCACATACAAAACCATCCCCACGCCCATCACCGCGACCAACGCAGGGGCCACAGGGTTGAGTGCCAGGATCAGCAGCATGGACCCAATCGTCCAGAGAGCCGCGCTCATGAGCGCCCGGAACTCCACCATCTCCCCCAGCGCCTTCTGCAGTTCATCCAGTACGGGACTCTTGCTCAGAGCCAGTGCCCAGATGTATCGCCCGTGCAGATCCAGGTAACGCCCTCCCACCAGCGCGCCTCCGAGGCAATCGCCGTAGAACCGGTGCACCCGTTGGCACCACTGCCGGTAACGTTCCGCCGTGTCTAAGTCCTCCTTTGTCAGCGGCCCTTCCAGGGGCTCGCCAGGCCCTATCGGCACCAGCTTTTTATCTCGGGGCAGGTAGAGATAGTTGCCACTCTGAGGGGACATCTGGAACATCGTCTCCACCATCTGGCGTGGCGTCCCTGTCCACCGCACCTCCCGCGCCAGTTGCCTCACGGCTTCCTGGAACTCCTCTTCCTCCACCAGGACAGGCTGCACGTCAGCGGCACGAGGAACGTGGACGGTGGCTCTTCCATGGCCGGTATCCCCTGTACGGACGATCCGAGGAGTGCCAGCACACCCGACAACCACCGCCAGGAGCAGCGCGCCGACTTGCCACAGCATCCGTCTTAGAGTCATGAGCCATCCCTTCTGATGAGGTCACGTCTCCGCCGACGCCACGCCGTATAGGAAGCCACCAGCGCCCCGGCCAGTGCCCCCGCCAGGGCTCCCGCAGCCCGCCGTGACAGGCCCCCATGCGTCGGCGCCTCCATGCGGAACGTCTCCAGCGAGGCCCGAACCTCGGGCGCCAGTTCCTCCCACCGCGCCGCGGGCGCACTCACCGTCACCACCGCATGCCTTCCCTCGGAGGCCAGCCCCGCCACCAGCACTGTCCTCACCTGCCCTGCCTCCTTCAACGTCCCCAGCACTTCCACCCGGGGCTCCGGCCCCACCACCCGCTCCACCCGCTCCGGCACCAGCGTCAGCCCCAGCTCCTTCTCGAAATGCCGCACCACCGCCGCCGCGAAGTCGTCCCGCTCCGAAGGACTCGCCGAGAACGTCCTCTCCACCACCGCCACCAGCACCCGTGCCGCCTCCGCTCCCTCCCCGTCCGACAACGAGGCCGACAGGAACCGCGGCGCCCCCGGCTGCAGCGCCACCGCCCCTGCCCGAGTCCCCGCGTAGGGCTCCTGCCGCACCATCAGGAAACCCGCCGGCGGCCGAAAGCTGTAGCCGTCCTTGCGCAGCTCGGAGCCGAGCGCGCCCTGCACCACCAGCAGGCTGGCCAAAAGGGAGGAGAGAACCATGGGCTTGCTCCGAGGATAACCCCGTGCGCTCCGTCCG
It encodes:
- a CDS encoding serine/threonine protein kinase, which gives rise to MSLPTDEELDPFASLCGSTVGPWLILDRFDSGSFGVVFRAQRAGHPEAGPFAVKMAKQPWDERFEREAKLLQRATHPALPRFEDFGIWTSPKGHRYPYIAMEWIEGFTLYDWFREAPRTHREVFQVLAQVTRGLEAVHATGAVHRDVKGDNIRVTAAGRAVLLDFGSGWFPGARPLTDTCAPPGTTPYRPPELMRFIWRFRKDDEARWHARTSDDLYSLGVTAYRLVTGTYLPPVTETGDNEARKRLRPSQFATVTPELESIILRLLSEDREQRGTATKVAAKLESGSQQPSAEIEIEQRILPKVAAVPLERRTSSSEEPSSSAPSQPSTSAQLPVQPESPACGTLPSWLSWAGAATMGAAAALGIVALRQGLPERTDPPTPIAQESPVPPVETPDAGVGDTALASAQPFPRDPAPILALGLPMPKQPFPGQRKPPCDPILERAINGGCWLGPIGARKPPCGNLGYDYDGGCYAPNFNGPRQPTSDPP
- the eutB gene encoding ethanolamine ammonia-lyase subunit EutB; translated protein: MKTYYPQRRAHGVRARTSHPGALLSSQPVMMRRRSFLSAALLGATALSVGCGEDKKPTPVEPPAGVYVPEVKPGEDLFAYMDRARGGFDQTFYKQLIGAANEYKEGDEAAGISASDEASRANARTLLSNTRIGDLRSHVLFDDGLYQLIEQGVDATKAAQVAGWTLGELKTYLLDKSEDEIKAVMGGLSSDIIGCIVKLMSNEQLIAVGSKIFNPLPGSNVGAKGYMGARIQPNSPTDNTEDIRWQVLDGWAYGVGDVVLGNNPVSSDVNSVMAIELTLQDLLEAFNLADVLPHCVLAHIDIQAEVETLQPGSTALWFQSLGGTEGANKTFDVTIPKMIDHAAKRTGKYGLYFETGQGADGTNGHGNGFDMVVHESRKYGFARVLKQKVATAQLGAGRAAQPWVHLNDVAGFIGPEVFRSKTQLVRCCLEDIVMGKLHGMMIGLDVCSTLHMEVSLDDLDWCLDQIMPANPGYLMGLPTKNDPMLSYLTTAFQDHVRIREKFGYKVDDRMWAFFQGLGVIDAQGKPGPHFGDPSWVYLQYRRRKGDARSDAEILDEARAQLTAVRKRGVFIAEGHGTQPWDLNPDLDREVRFLYKDAKESIFAELPATFAVALSQAVPVQTQSKDRTDYILHPPSGEVLSDVATEKLRTLRTSQSGRYDVQIVISDGLNAWSLTDEGHLAPYLERVRAELETAGYKVAPEHILVTAGRVRAGYRIGEFLYGSLPDRSSRRTILHVIGERPGSGHHAYSVYITAPTVETWAQAGVVDHNITRVISGIADTALQPTAAATETLNILRQMAPR
- a CDS encoding AHH domain-containing protein, giving the protein MQPVLVEEEEFQEAVRQLAREVRWTGTPRQMVETMFQMSPQSGNYLYLPRDKKLVPIGPGEPLEGPLTKEDLDTAERYRQWCQRVHRFYGDCLGGALVGGRYLDLHGRYIWALALSKSPVLDELQKALGEMVEFRALMSAALWTIGSMLLILALNPVAPALVAVMGVGMVLYVGYDTLRNLVSGWLQLMEDVQAAVTFEQIRDAGERFGKVIGRESARAFAMLLMAAIGRTAQEFAAKVPTLPGSAQVAMQAEGQAGIPLPALAAVEEIALSAEGVSIRLPANAVAMAARARGGTGPCIELHHIATICNEKSTARGGQWTPRFRKLFAKAGMTLDDPANKLPLEGHYGPHPEEYHRRIFQELDDATKGCRTVEQCRAALLSVLKDLAQEIATPGTELNQLVTRNSPL
- a CDS encoding imm11 family protein: MAPRFFALYDTVEFPHRWQLDDPVDSEGREMDDWLFKSGTPVSGVGPFHISIDQAGRPLDFSETHLGVPIVHVRVASLFTELAAHDVQFIPAGIEGYSDQYLILVATRRIACIDEKASRIRLWTHEDGVPHKVGQYKSVRSLRVDPSKVGGARVFRLAGWEGVLVVSEELKGALEGIGATGTRFEEV